A genome region from Phoenix dactylifera cultivar Barhee BC4 chromosome 18, palm_55x_up_171113_PBpolish2nd_filt_p, whole genome shotgun sequence includes the following:
- the LOC103722563 gene encoding probable purine permease 11 codes for MGDAGEIQLQIRGTQEQQSLHKDATAGNQPPKPSSSFKQWRWWLMVALNIFFLVAGQTVGTLLGRLYYNEGGSSKWMLTLVASAGYPILFLPLLLFPSPTSTTSFARVPITNIAFIYISLGLMVAADNLMYSYALLYLPISTYSLLCATQLAFNAVFAYFLNSQKIPPLIFNSIMLLTFSAALLGIQSNTEDSKYIPKEKYPLGFVLTLGASATYSLILSLMQLTFQTVLKTETFSVVLRMQIWTSFVASAATVAGLFASGEWRRLEGEMDGFGKGRVSYVMILVWSAVAWQVAAVGIVGLVFVVSSLFSNVISTLGLPVVPIFAVIFFHDKMDGVKVMAMLIALWGFISYIYQQYLDDSEAKRAIRSDTEAGSGVSIPP; via the exons ATGGGGGATGCCGGAGAAATTCAACTCCAAATCAGAG GAACTCAAGAACAACAAAGCCTCCATAAAGATGCAACCGCCGGCAATCAACCACCGAAACCATCCTCCTCGTTCAAACAATGGCGGTGGTGGCTCATGGTGGCTCTCAATATCTTCTTCCTCGTCGCTGGCCAAACAGTGGGCACCCTTCTCGGGAGGCTCTACTACAACGAAGGCGGCAGCAGCAAATGGATGCTCACACTTGTCGCGTCTGCAGGCTATCCAATCCTCTTCCTTCCACTTCTTCTCTTCCCTTCACCCACTTCTACCACCTCCTTTGCCCGTGTGCCCATCACTAACATTGCATTCATATACATCTCGTTAGGCCTCATGGTAGCAGCAGACAACTTAATGTATTCCTATGCCCTCTTGTACCTTCCTATCTCGACCTACTCCCTTCTATGTGCTACTCAACTGGCTTTCAATGCAGTCTTCGCCTACTTCCTCAATTCACAAAAGATCCCTCCCCTCATCTTCAACTCTATCATGCTCTTAACATTCTCTGCTGCTCTCCTGGGGATCCAATCCAATACAGAGGACTCCAAATATATCCCTAAAGAGAAGTATCCACTAGGATTTGTGTTGACACTTGGAGCATCAGCTACCTACTCACTGATCCTGTCTCTAATGCAGCTCACCTTCCAGACGGTTCTGAAGACCGAGACATTCTCCGTCGTGCTGCGGATGCAGATTTGGACATCGTTCGTCGCAAGCGCTGCCACTGTGGCAGGGCTGTTTGCCAGTGGAGAGTGGAGGAGGTTGGAGGGGGAGATGGATGGCTTTGGGAAGGGGAGGGTGTCATATGTGATGATATTGGTGTGGTCTGCAGTGGCTTGGCAGGTGGCCGCCGTGGGGATAGTAGGTTTGGTTTTTGTGGTGTCCTCTCTATTCTCTAATGTGATCAGCACCTTGGGTCTACCTGTGGTGCCAATCTTTGCTGTGATCTTCTTTCATGATAAGATGGATGGAGTGAAGGTCATGGCCATGTTGATTGCTCTTTGGGGGTTCATTTCTTATATTTATCAGCAGTATCTTGATGACAGTGAGGCCAAAAGGGCCATTAGAAGTGATACAGAGGCTGGGTCAGGTGTTTCCATCCCTCCATAG
- the LOC103722564 gene encoding ras-related protein RABH1b-like, with the protein MAPVSALAKYKLVFLGDQSVGKTSIITRFMYDKFDNTYQATIGIDFLSKTMYLEDRTVRLQLWDTAGQERFRSLIPSYIRDSSVAVIVYDVASRQTFLNTSKWIEEVRTERGGDVIIVLVGNKTDLVDKRQVSIEEGEAKAQDLGVMFIETSAKAGFNVKALFRKIAAALPGMENLSSAKQEDMVDVNLKTTTTSASQSQQQSGGCSC; encoded by the exons ATGGCTCCGGTCTCTGCTCTCGCCAAGTACAAGCTGGTGTTCCTCGGCGACCAATCCGTCGGCAAGACGAGCATCATCACCCGATTCATGTACGACAAGTTCGACAACACCTATCAG GCAACAATTGGTATTGATTTTCTATCCAAGACAATGTACCTTGAAGATCGGACTGTTAGGCTGCAACTTTG GGATACAGCTGGCCAGGAGAGATTCAGAAGTCTAATTCCAAGCTACATTAGGGATTCCTCTGTTGCAGTAATTGTGTATGATGTTGCAA GCCGACAAACTTTCCTGAACACCTCAAAGTGGATTGAAGAGGTTCGAACTGAGAGGGGTGGTGATGTTATCATTGTCCTTGTTGGAAACAAAACTGACCTTGTTGACAAAAG GCAAGTCTCAATAGAAGAAGGAGAGGCTAAAGCCCAGGATCTTGGTGTTATGTTTATAGAAACAAGTGCCAAAGCTGGCTTCAATGTCAAG GCACTGTTTCGGAAAATTGCTGCAGCATTGCCAGGTATGGAGAATCTTTCCTCAGCAAAACAGGAGGATATGGTTGATGTGAATCTCAAGACAACCACTACAAGTGCATCCCAATCACAGCAGCAATCTGGAGGTTGCAGTTGCTAA
- the LOC103722562 gene encoding UDP-N-acetylglucosamine transferase subunit ALG14 homolog encodes MWHEISGNFCYVFPILVAAIVVRAAYVLYWTGRSLRASASERVRTLIVLGSGGHTAEMLSILNVLQKDKFVPRYYVAAVTDNMSLQKARVLEESLVQQGKNSGRDILEAAQFMQIYRSREVGQSYFTSIGTTLIAIVHALWLTLQIRPQVIICNGPGTCIPLCVSAYLFKVLGLRWSTIFYVESIARVRKLSLSGLFLYKLHLVDQFVVQWPQLQKKYPRAHYVGRLM; translated from the exons ATGTGGCATGAAATTAGCGGAAATTTCTGCTACGTTTTCCCAATTCTCGTCGCCGCCATTGTAGTTCGTGCGGCATATGTGTTGTATTGGACTGGAAGATCCCTCAGAGCCTCTGCATCAGAGAGAGTTAGAACTCTCATTGTTCTCGGGTCAG GAGGCCACACGGCGGAAATGCTTAGCATATTGAATGTGCTTCAGAAGGACAAATTTGTGCCTAGATACTACGTTGCAGCTGTGACGGATAACATGAGCCTTCAGAAGGCTCGCGTTTTGGAGGAGTCGTTGGTCCAGCAGGGGAAG AATAGTGGAAGAGATATCTTAGAGGCTGCTCAGTTCATGCAGATTTATCGAAGCCGTGAAGTGGGTCAGTCTTATTTTACCTCCATTGGAACAACTTTGATTGCAATAGTACATGCACTGTGGTTAACATTACAAATTAGACCTCAAGTG ATCATCTGTAATGGTCCTGGGACCTGCATTCCGCTCTGTGTTTCTGCGTACCTTTTCAAG GTACTCGGCCTCAGATGGTCAACAATCTTTTATGTGGAGAGCATTGCAAGAGTTAGGAAGCTCTCCTTAAGTGGCTTGTTTCTCTACAAGTTACACCTAGTTGATCAATTTGTTGTGCAATGGCCCCAGTTGCAAAAGAAGTATCCCAGAGCACACTATGTTGGTCGTCTGATGTAA
- the LOC103722561 gene encoding uncharacterized protein LOC103722561 → MKCEKHPYELGVGVCASCLRERLLALIADQNVVPADYDHWQPETPPGPPPPLVFPRSVSPYVSHRRSVGSDASAAYGSHNNHRFFSTPQVGPTFDAASGGCGGDVDEGRRRRSGKFSVFSNLFRHHRSEEAESDLGSFKSYGSDSWFSALIRRRHRKKKSRSFAAAEEAEPSGMSRPSDRGMSPVMDDEAEDCSSGYSTESSSGRRRRPTPTPMRRFLAGAYNHHGSLASVSGFAVCLSPLMMAGSNGRRGKPAEASISGELRSTPSQHHRRCGRHGGARLGPNRSRKLADFGRFE, encoded by the coding sequence ATGAAGTGCGAGAAGCACCCCTACGAGCTGGGCGTCGGCGTTTGCGCCTCCTGCCTCCGGGAGCGCCTCCTTGCCCTCATCGCTGATCAGAACGTGGTCCCCGCCGACTATGACCACTGGCAGCCGGAAACCCCTCCCGGGCCACCGCCGCCACTTGTCTTCCCCCGATCTGTTTCGCCTTACGTCTCCCACCGCCGATCCGTCGGATCCGACGCCTCGGCGGCCTACGGTAGCCACAATAACCATCGTTTCTTCAGCACTCCCCAAGTCGGCCCCACCTTCGACGCCGCTTCCGGCGGATGTGGGGGCGATGTCGACGAGGGGAGGCGCCGGCGCTCCGGGAAGTTCTCCGTCTTCTCGAACCTGTTCCGCCACCACCGATCGGAGGAGGCTGAGAGCGATCTGGGGAGCTTCAAGAGTTACGGATCGGATTCTTGGTTCTCGGCGCTGATCCGCCGCCGCCACCGGAAGAAGAAATCGCGTAGCTTCGCGGCGGCAGAGGAGGCGGAGCCGTCGGGGATGTCCCGGCCGTCCGACCGGGGAATGTCGCCGGTGATGGATGATGAGGCGGAGGATTGTTCTAGTGGGTACTCCACCGAGTCGTCGagcgggcggcggcggcggccgacCCCGACGCCGATGCGGCGGTTCCTGGCCGGCGCCTACAACCACCACGGCAGTCTCGCCAGCGTCTCGGGCTTCGCGGTCTGCCTGAGCCCGCTGATGATGGCGGGCTCCAACGGCCGGAGGGGGAAGCCGGCGGAAGCGAGTATCTCCGGCGAGCTCCGGAGCACGCCGAGCCAGCACCACCGGCGCTGCGGGCGCCACGGCGGCGCTCGGCTCGGACCGAACCGGTCAAGGAAGCTGGCGGACTTCGGCCGGTTCGAATGA
- the LOC103722565 gene encoding vesicle transport protein GOT1-like, which produces MMVSFEMNDRKKIGLGLTGFGILFSFLGIIFFFDKGLLAMGNILFLSGVMLTIGLKSTMQFFTKRKNYKGTISFGFGFFLVLIGWPVFGMILESYGFIVLFSGFWPTLAVFLQRIPVLGWLFQQPFVTSFFDRYRGKRVPV; this is translated from the exons ATGATGGTTTCTTTTGAGATGAATGACCGCAAAA AGATTGGACTGGGACTGACAGGATTTGGTATACTTTTTTCATTTTTGGGaatcattttcttctttgacAAGGGACTGCTAGCAATGGGGAAt ATTCTCTTCCTGTCAGGTGTCATGTTAACCATCGGACTTAAATCCACCATGCAATTCTTCACCAAGCGTAAAAACTACAAG GGTACAATCTCGTTTGGATTTGGCTTCTTTCTGGTCCTGATTGGCTGGCCTGTCTTTGGCATGATCTTGGAGTCGTATGGTTTCATTGTTCTTTTCAG TGGCTTCTGGCCGACCCTTGCAGTTTTCTTGCAAAGGATTCCTGTGCTTGGTTGGCTATTCCAACAGCCATTTGTAACATCG TTCTTTGATCGATACAGAGGCAAACGTGTCCCAGTTTAA